ggtgtgaaccaccatgcctggtcaaatTGTTGGTTTTAACACAAAATCATATTGATAATTTATGTACTGAAATAACATGCCGGAGAATAATAATTAAGCTGGGGATGTATGCTAGTGAAAAAAAATATTACAGTGAAGTTTATTTTGGGAAAGGATTAGCTAATTGGCTAGGTATGACATTTGAAGGCCTTGTATTGTTATATATTCAATAGTAGGCCTGTATCTTGAATTGGAGGAAGGCAGAAATTCTTTTTGCCATGCAAGGGAAGAACCTCATCAATGATGTATATAAGTATAAATTTAAGAGACAATGACAAtcctagaaatgcaaaataccaCTTTAGGGAGCTCTAAGTGATTGCTGAGCAGTGTGTCACACTCAGTGCCTGCGAGCAGCAAATCAGTACATATTTGTTGGCTGTGTGAGCTCTGGCCTTGACTCCTGTCTTCCAGCAGGAACCAGTCATACACAACGGTGACTCAGCCACAATTAGGATATTAGTAATGCTCTAAATCTATCTCATGTACAGTTTCTCTTCCTAGAAACCTTATGTGCCTCATATTCTGTTTGTCCCTACAACATCCCTGTGAAGCATACACACCTTCACTTTACAGGTGGGATAACAGGTTCACAAAGGAATAATTTAATTCTTTGTCTTCAAATGTGAAATGTTTGATAATCAGTATACTGACCCAGCTCATTGTAATGTTTTTCACATTATTTCAGGTTTCCTAGGCAAAGgacatattttatctttctcattattatttttaattagttttcagAAAAGGTGAGATAAAAACAGAATCTAACAAATATCCCATGGAGATATTTggtgttctcttttctttcaagaaTAAATTAAGACCTTCTCTGCTCCTCTCTGCTGGCTCTCTCGGCAGATAGTCAAAATCCCATGCcaattttcaaatgaataagGGCTCATTCTAATAGCTGATCACAGTCCCCTCTGTTGAGGAAACAGCCTTTTAAATTCATGTCTGGACCCTGAATAAGTTACTCTTGGTTATAAACTTTAACAGTTTGACCTGAAGGTTTTTAAACTGTACTAATATATAACCTGGTTGTGAGTTCAGCAATAAATGTATCCCCAGTATGTGAAGGGCCAAAGAGAAAACTAGTGTCTTTTATTCTCTCCAGTGACCTTCACTAAATATTGCATATTTACTTTGTAAATGAGGACACCCAGTGGCCACcaagagaaaatattctaaacaatCCTTGACACTACTGTTAACGTACATATAAATACCCTGTTATCAATGCTGATTGATAGGTATTTCTGTAACATCTGTTACCAAGCAGGGTAGCTTCCCTAACTTAGGCAAAAGTGATCGGAGTTTGGCCCGATcatttttctatcacatcataGATTGGTtatctcttcttattttttgttacAAAGTATGGCTTAGCTTTGGGTTCTGAATCCTCTGTTGACATGGGGACCCAGTGAGCTGTCTCTCTGGGGAAATTGAatcaaggagatagagacagcATGGCATGTGTCAGAAATCATAAATGAATGAGCAGAGTTTGTGGGCAACTGAGTGAACACATAAAACAATTGCTTGGACTTTAAATTCATAATGAAAATAGAACTGTGGGTAGGTAGGGAAATAAAGGACAAGAAGAAGAGCATTACACAGAACTTCAGGGTGGGAAAGCCCTCTCGGGACCATATCACATAGACGTATCTCAGAGTAAATCTGCAGCCTGAGATTCCCACTTATCGTCAATATGTTTGTGAAGTGTAGTGAAGAGTTGACCAAACAAGCAGTCACATAGAACCCACACATTATACAGAAACATGCTGGGCACAACGAGCGATCCAGTTATATATTTGTAGTTGTCATTGTAGTTGTGGTTACAACAAGACAAGATACTAGCCTTTGGGAGGCTTGGAGTCTTAGAGAGATAAGACagacacaaatgaaaaaagaaagagaagagacaatAATACATTGGTAAGAACTAACTTAGGTATTACACGTATAGGAAGTTCAGGTGAACTTCCCCAACACTCCTCAACATTCAGGTACAAAAAACTCccttatttttctaaagaaaattaaacCTGAGGCCCCTGACACCAAATTAGCAAGAAATACAGCCAAGTTTTGGGGCTCCCTTCTCATCCCTAGATTGGTACAAGACTCAGTGAAATCTAATTCCTTAGTCCATGATGGTCTCCATCATTGACATTGCTTGACTACCCCACAAAGATGCCATTGAGCCTGGTCCTTCTGACTGCCAGCACTACTGCActagctgggtttacagatgcCCTCCACAGTGGTCCTTGCTGTTGACCATTGGCCCAGCCCTCAGATGATCACTGCTCCTCTCAAAGCAGTGCCTTTTTatgtccagcctccagaagtgtgccAAGCAGTTACCCCAACTGGAGCTGTATGCAAGTAGAGACCTTGCTATTTTCTCTCCAGTAGTGCTATCCAATTCTCAAACTCCAAAGCATCAATCAACCTCACTCTCCTCACCCCAGAAGGGGCCCAGGTTAATAATTCATTTTAGAGAACAGAGATTAGTAAAGAAAACTCTTTAAGGTTTCTTCTTTAGGGCTTAATGGGCTCTGAAACCACAACTCCCTCAGGCAAAGGACCCTATAAAGTATACAAAAACCTGGCGTTCTTTCCTACAGGTGGAGGAAGGGGGAGCTACCTTCTCATTAGGAAACTTTTCTTATTTGGTGAGAACAAGCCAAAAATTACTGTCTCAGTTTATTACCTCACCAACCAGTGGaaaccaagaaaagagaattcaGGATGAACTCTAGTAATCACAGAAGGCttcacagagaaggaagaagttTGAATAAGGTTCATGGAAATGATAAGACTTGGTGAGGAGAGAAACCACAATAACTGAAGAACtgtgaagaagaagaagcagaagagaagTAAAAATGAATGTAATCCACACAAAGGAAAGCAAAATGGCCAACCTTTTGGATTAGCatagagattttattttagagaaaatcaAATCCAACCAAATCAGTGAAGTGAGATCAGATAATTTAAACGTTAGCTATAGCTATAGGTGACTTCTATAGCTCAATGACTTTTTtgataatatgtaaataatataaatattatacaaaagaatatataaagatatcATAAAGATAAAATGCCTACTTGTGATTAAAATGATTACAAAGTATGCCTTCTACTTTACTTATTTACCAGAACCACCCAAGGTTTTGAGTTCTATCTGACAGCACTTATTCTTCATCTCAGTATAAGCTAAAAAGGAACTTATgtcctattctttctttttaagaatttccTGTGCCTGGTTCTATAATGGATCACCCGAGGTACGCAGATGAATTTCAGCTACTCTCTGAACCTAGCCCACACAAATCACTTCAGTGCTTCCATTTTAACCAGTCATCCAACAAAACAGATTTACCTTTTTCCTTGGCTTTTCCCTGTTGCTTTGGGGTAGAAGGTCTTTACTCCTCAGTAAAATTATCTATCATGGCTCAAGTCCATAGAGaaatcggccgggtgcagtgactcatgcctgtaatcccagcactttgggaggccagagcaggcggatcacaagataaggagtttgagaccagcctgaccaaaataatgaaaccccgtctctacttaaaaaaaaaaaaaaaaaaaaagccaggcgtggtagtgggcacctgtaatcccagctactcaagaggctgaagcaggagaatcgcttgaacttgggaggcagaggtttcattgagctgagattgtgccactgcactccagcctaggggacagaggaagactctgtctcaaaaaaaaaaaaaagagagagagagagaaatcttgcATTCCCCTCCTACCAACAAACAGAGATACTTTTGAAAAACAGTGGTCTCATTGGAagcaactttttttatttttcagaaagaccCAAGCAGGGAGAACATTTGAGCATGAATTTGAGGACCTGCTTCAAAAGTAGTTTCAGAATGCCACAGCAACAGAGGACTAAAGGAAGTTCTATGAATTGGGAACTTGATGATATTTTTTGtcagaacactttttttttaatgacactaTTGAGTTCTGTTTTCTCACTCATTTAAGTCTAGACGAAAGTTTTCCCAAAGTCAAAAAATTAGTTTCTTACCTAACTATAATTCATCAGTGTGTGATgatattctttaaagaaatgccATACCTGGGAGTTATACTGAATCTTTGAACTCACTGAATTTAGAAATCTggttttttctataaaataagtatatgatGATGTAGAGACCACAAGAACAGATTATTAAGTAAGAAGATGCTGGTTTtcatatattcaatttttaaatttatgatttctttttaagcaaAAGACCTAACTTATTAACTGTACAATTGAATATACAGATCCTTCTTTAAGGTCTATTCAAAGCCAAGTTCAAACagcacaactttgtgaatgtgAGTAGATCCCttggttcatttttgtatcccACCCACGGATGTAGCATCTCTGTATTTTTGTTCCCCAGATTTATTGAACAAAGGAAAAGGTTACAATAGGGCAGTAgctaaatttgtaaaaaaaagcGCTTTAGAGATAGAAAAAATGAAACTCCTAAAAGGTATCTCAAAAGGTTTACAATATAAGAGGATTTAAAGGCATCAACCTCAGATTTCATCGACTTTTCTCCTTAGTCCCAGCAGGTCTTCTCCCCCacatttcatttcaactttggaatGAGGGCATAAGTGTCTTTCAGAATGTTGTCTGAAATTATCTATCAAATTCCTTTATTCACAGAGTAAAACTTAATTTTCACAAACTGTACTGTAATGTAAACTTCAACAGTTTACCTCATTACAATCATTGGAATCGGATGCTCAAAGtataaaaattcataaagcaTATAACCTGATAATACTCAAGACTGAAGTTTTAAGTTATGGTTGGAATTGGTTTCCATAAAGTGGATGCTCAATTacttgttgattgattgattatgCCCTCACCTCATAAGTAAGGGATTTaaggtggcttaaaataatattcaactgttaataaatatgtaggaaatatatttctatataactacaaaaaaaaagaaatcagagtagaggtaaaataaataattgataatatAATGAGGGTGGTGAAAATGTTACATAGAAAAGCGTACCATGAGGTCCTACATAGTTGCTAAAAGGGGGCCTAAATTTTTATTCTGAGCTCCCTAGTAAACAGAGCCAAGAGGGAAACATGATCAGTTATGATATTCACAGGCtccacaaagaaaagcaaaacacagcTTTTCGTGAGCACTGAGGTCTGGGAGAAGTTGATTGATTAATGTATGTTTACAACATCAAAGATCCTTATGGAtaaatttctttcattgatttAGATTTCAGATCATTTGTATCCTTATGGTTCCATTTACAGTGGAGTATTCTCAGTAAATGTTTCACTAATGAATTGGTGAAAATTCAAGTGACCCCAAAAGCAACTTCATTCATAAGTCAGTTGTATTTACAGTTTTACAATATGGGCAGGCATGCCCTCATCCTTTCTTAGAGATTAACAGCAGACTTAACATAAAAAGGCAAGCCGAAGACCTGGGCTAACCAAGGGAAACTGTGAGACCTCTAAGGCCAAATAAAAAGACTTTTCTGGAATTACTTTCTCCTTTGGACCTGTAAAATCCCACTAGTAATGTAAATCTGTTCTCAGCCTTAGATAAAGTACAAAGCTCTTATTTTTTGGTGGAgtgaagagaggaaaaagaagtcaGGAATGGGAGATAAGTCAAGATTTGGGGATGGGCCTGAAAATCACAGGGCAAATGTTTTTGTAGTTCTCAATTTTGCCTCCTTGTTCCCCATACTTCAGGCTTAgtaaaacttagtggtttaacagcaaaaaggaagaaagggaaggaggaaaaaagtctTGCAAGTAAACTATTTTTTTGGCTGATTAGATGTGTATAttgagtttatatttattttttattcaaattataccacaatatctaatttttaacagtcaaaaaatgttaaagggtgttttctaattcttctgTGGATTTGTCTTAACTGTCAAAAGGTATCTACTCTGAGTAAGACAAAGTTTGCTAAATAATAGTTAGCTTCAACAGTTGTAAACGATATGGCTGCCATAATCCAGATTTCTACTAGTATTAGTAGTTATCTATATTTCTGTCTTCCCTTTCaatctttttcaaaaatctttctcTTCTGAAAAGTAACTTTTCTCGTTTTGGCTAAGATTGTTTGCTTTCTTACACAAAATAGCATCAGCTCAACTTAAGTAAATGGAAAAGATTAGTTCAACAGACCTTATGCATCAGAGAGTAATGCAATCACAAAGTTTGCATCAGTTTTAGAAGCTTTGACTATGGAAAGCAGTTACAAGTATTTTCAAGAGGGATGCCTGAATCTCAATCCACAGCTCTTAATTTGGGGAAAACACAGACCCCTTTGAGATTTTGATGAAAGCCACTGATCTTATTCCTATAAAAGTATAAACATGTCCATTCATGAAAACTATACATACCCCCTAAAACCCAAACATAAAACCAAGGACCTTTAACTGCTTTTAAGTATTCTCTAGAAATGTtctatgaatgaataaaaattcagGTAATATTAAAGACATACCCAATTACAGTAGTGGGATCATAAATAGAGTGGTGTTGTAAATACTGTAAACAAGTTAgcaatttttaatgtctttgtctagATAAAATAATAAGTAGTGACTAAAAAAGCACATCCAGCTAGTCCCCAACTTTCATAGGTAGCCATTCCTGCAAATATGTTTGAAAGTCAAATTTCTGCAAGTGTAAAGTCAAATTTTTTCTAACTTCAACAACTGATGTATGTTTTATGTGAAGAATTCTGTTACCAATGGCTAAAAAATGTGCTGAAATCCCTGATGGGTCCTCCAGACTGGGCTTAGACAATCTGGAAGATAGAGGAGAACCCTCATTGGGAGATGGCCCAAAACATCCCCCTTTTCACCCAAGAATGGGTAAGTAAAACTGTacagctctccctcccctaggcTGATGACCCTCCCTAGTCTCACTACTGAGGTAATAACAGCTGGGATATGCCAGGTATGTGGAGCCAGGGTAGGAGAAAGAGATCTTGTCTGCTTGCCACCTTCCATGTGCGTGTGATTTCTCCAGTGCTCCCAGCCACCGTCCCAAGACTGTGATGATACTAgtgagatagaaagagagagcaGGGTGGTTCAGAGTCATTTGCTCTGGATGGAACCTGTGAGCGAGAAACTATGATACCTCCTCTAGTGCAGGGATTCAGCAGGACTCCCTTGGCATATATGAAGAGGTAAAGTAGATGTAACTGAGGTCTTACCCCAGGCAGGGGGTTTGGAGAATAAGGGAGCTCAGTCACCAAAATACATCCCCCCTTTCTCCAGAGATGACTAACTCTTTCCTAGTGTGACTAACTTGGCAAGCTGCACCCTGTTTCATGTGCAGACCCACTAACCTCATCTGGCGCCCCAAATTGAAAGCTCAAAGGCTTTCTGGCCCTGCCACTTGACTTAGGCTTATTAACTGGACcgaaatttatattgttttcatttgagaGATGGTGTTTCCTTCCAAGTCCAGAGATTTCAAATCCCCATCCCCCTCTATAGCATCTTACCCTCGCACTAGTCTCATTTTATATATCCTTTTGCTCTCCTGATTGAGAAAGGACTGGATTTCACACCTAATTAAAAGAGATTGTATTGCCTGCTGTTTCCTTTCTTGCTCATTTTCTCTTGTGAGCAGGCAGCTTTTTATTCTCATGCTAAGTCCTATCCCTGGACCCCTGCAGCTTAAGGGACAGGCAGGAGCAAGGTTCCTGCAAAACAGAGAGTCAGGCCCTCTATCCCCAATTCCCCACAGGCAGATTTTCCCTTCGGTACTCACCCCTGCTTTAGCCCCATCTGTGTTGTGCTCTCGCAGAACAGTCACTTAGAATACATGATGACGTTCATTACTGCAATTCCTTCCATGTTTCTGGGGAATGCCATCACAGGCTGACTCTATATTTTTACTCTAGTGAAAAGGAGgtgagttattattttaaaacagggaactatttttatcactttttcattttgccaTCAGTTTTGTGTTCATAACACTGTGCATTTTTTATTTCGGGTGGGGAAGAATCCCCAAATACACATAATCACATACTCTATGTAAAGTTTTGTGGTTTTGTACAGTTGATAGGGTTGGGGTTTGGGTGgtggtgggttttgtttttttttttttttttgaatagccCAAATGCCTATTCAGTGCCAATCTAAGAAAGAATAGAGTTAGCATTTTCACACCATTCCTTCCTATACACTCCCTGAATAACCATCTAATCAAGATTTGTTTTCAATGGGGGACAAATCTTCTACAGTAGAGTATTTCAGATTTATTCCATTGGAATCTATACATTAATGTCCATTGGATGAAAAGGACATGCTCACAAAAGCCTGGACTTTGCCTTGCTGTGGCAGAAACTTTTTCCCACTGTAttagtgttaaaaataaaagaaagcctGGGAAAGGAATTGCCTCAGCATTGTGTGCTGGAGGAATGAGGAGCGCTTGAATGGGGAGGCAGGGTCCCCCTTCGCATCTGTACTCATATCAGCAAAAACGATTCAGCTTTTCATGACTGTTCACTGCAGTGTGGGGCCAGTGTACTCAGGGAGATATTTAAGAATTGTGTCTATAAAATTCAACCAGCCATGTCAGATCAGGTTGTGTACGTGTGCAGGTTTAGGTTTGTCTCTGTGGTTTTTAATGAAGTTGGTGGCAATATTATCACAGAAGTCTTAACTCAGACTATTTAGTAGATAACTTGATTGTTTAGATGAACTAAATTTGCAATCCAGTCCGGtcagtttgcatttttctcatgaaattgtgtgtgtgtgtgattatgtgTTCATTTCTCATCTCTGAAGGCAACCTTCATCATTACtttcagagtctttttttttttctgctgagaaTTAAGGTAACTCTCGATCTTTGGGCACTTCAAGTTTCATTCCTCAGTGATCCACTGTTATGCAGTGGAAAAAGCATTAAGAGGCATAGGATCTAATCCCAACACTGCCATGTGCTACTGTGTAAAACTTTGGGGCAAGTCTTTTAGACATTTTGAGAGCCTCAACTTTCTCTTATATGAAATAGTAATAAGAATACTTGTCctgaagggctgggcacagtggctcatgcctgtaatcccagcactttgggaggctgaggcaggcagatcacctgaggtcaggagttcgagaccagcctggccaacatggtgaaaacccatctactaaaaatacaaaaattagctgggtgttgtggtggcacacgccctgtaatcccagctactcgagaggctgaggcacaagaatggcttaaacccgggtattgaaggttgcagtgagctgagattgtgccactgcactccagcctgggcaacagagcaagactctgtccaaaaaaaaaaaaaaaaaaaaaaaaaaaacatgtccgGAACACATATAGGCTTGCTATAAGGGGTAAATGAGATGTTACATGTAAAAGAGTTGTATACACTGTCAGATACTACGTGGATACTAATTATTGTGATAATTGTGATAGAGCTACTTCCCAGAATTATCTGAAAGAAAACTCTGTCATATATGACATCTCTAGTGTTATTGTTGTAACCAATGCTATCAGCAAATGTGTGTTTAAAGAGTGTTTTCACTTGTatagaaaaaatgtaataaatccATCCTACACAGAGATGATCACAGACACAACCAGTTTTACTGcctattgtttttcttaaatgaaagagACCTTGGTTATAGTAAAATTGTATATCGAAAATTCTACACCATAGTGCCAGTTAGTTAGTTGTCTTACTTCTTGCACTGTGAcgtctaaaaaaataagttatttaagtTAGACAACTGAGGCTATATCGAAGCATGACAGCCTAGAAACATGAAAGCCATAGTAAATCACGGATAGGTATAGAAGCAGCTGGAGGTAGTGGTGGACAAAGCCTTTCATACAGCTTTACAACAGAGCCATGGATCCCTAAGGGCCAGACCTCAGTCCGGGGCAAACTATGCAATATAACGAAGCAGTGAAGAGGGTGAACTCTAGAGCCAGACAGCCTGGGTTTAAATGCCAGTCTACCAGCAATTGCCTGTGCGTACTTGAGCAAGTTTCTTAgtttctctggcctcagtttcctcgtctgtaaaatgggaataatatcatcTACTCCCCATGGTTGCTGtaagattaaatgaaatcatatacaTAAAGCAGTTAGAACCGTAACCCCTAAAAAATGTTCTCTTGTGATTACTATCGTGGTATGTATGTAGATTGAACTCAGCAAGAACTTGAAATTTGGTCGTCTGCTGATTGAGTTCCTGAACAGACCTTCCTAGGTTATTTGTGCCCTTCTTTGGGGCCGTATTTTGTATTAACATGGTTACAGGGGATTCACCTTAATTCTTTAATCTGGCAAAGAGAATTTGTCTTATATAAGTAAAAACGATGGAATCTGTAGCCTAATACAATATTTTAGGCACATAACAGACCTGATGGAgtcaaaacaagaaagaatgcTCTTACACAAATTAGTGCAAATTgtattattgaacatttattaagttAAGCTCATACCATGTGAGGGTGATTGAGTGAAGCAAGGTAGAAAAGCTCATTGAACTGAGTTTCCTGAACAAGTCTTCTGTCAGAGTTCGAGGAGGTAGGCCTTCTTCCTATCTGCAGGCTGTCACCTCTCAGGTGGCTTCTCACAAGATGGAGAGATTTGGGTCACAAGCCAACAGTCAGTGCTTGGGCCATTTGGTTTTGAAAGCCCACTTACTTCACTTTCTCAAGCTGATTGTTCAGTTGTAAAGGCCAGAATGGGGAATCTGATTGAATAATTATTTGCAGGGGAATTCTCTAGAGCCATTTGAGAGGTGagctagaaaaatagaaaagcccTAAGATCTGCTGTGGCcacctgttttctttctcattctgaaTCCAAATCTTATCAATATTATCCCTTGTCATACAGCCTATGTTATAGGGGTGGCACTGGGTCAGGCTATCCGCAGCCTCCACATAGCTGTTGCCTTCCTCCTGGGAGCTGTTTAATACTTCGCTGTGGCAAGTACATAAAGCACCCTATTACCCAAGGAGATCATATATCCCACTTCTGGTTTAGTCCTGCTATCCTGGCCTAATTATTAACAATGCTCCCTTTCACTCTTGAAAGTGCCCCGCTTGAATAATAAATATGATCGCCAATGTACTCTAGTCTCCTGGGTCAGAACTGCCATCTCTGACCTTTTTAACATTCCTTCTTCATTAAGCctcagaaaattcagaaaaccTTCCATATCACATGCAACCACCCTAGAAAGTGCTCAGACAGGTTGTCAGAGATGACAAGAAGAATGAGTAGATACAGAAAGCAGCCATGGAGTGCCCCTTTAGCAAGCAGATTGCTTTCTGTAGCCCATCCATCATCCGGAAAGCATGGTCATGACTGTTTGGTAGACGTCTTAGTCTGGGTTGAATTTTCACGAATTTTTGCATACATGGTGTGGGTTTTGATAATATGCCACATGACTTAATAGGAAGGAGGTTTATTTGTTAACTATGAATATGGTCACTGTGTATGAATAAAATAAGGGACTTGGATAAGTTGAGGGAAATGTAAACTCTCCCAAAGAATCTGGGCTTAGGCCTGTCTAAAGTGAAGGcaagtaaataaatgcataaataaaaataaagtggaggTATAGTGTGCCATAAGAACAAGTCTTCCATTTGCCTTTCAGTTTTTTGCTGAAGCTATAGGAATAGCAGGCAAGCAAACCATCTGGTTATTAGGCCACTCTAACTCAGCCGAAGCTCTGGGCAATTAACATGGATACCCAAAATGGCTGCGGCGCTAAGGCCGGAATTGGAGCAAAATTCAAGGTCCTTTTCCCTCAGGCCATCGTACCTACAGTTTGTATGCCGCAGCCTGTCCATCTCCCCGCTTGCGTATGTAAGGGCAGTGCTTCTAGGAGCCATGAGCATTACTCACCTGAAACCTAGGTGCTAGGAATGCAGCCAGCTAGATCTGACCCATGCCTGTTTTGTGTCTGCGTTGACATGCTGCAGGTGACATCAGTTGCAAGGGGATGACCGAGCGCATTCACAGCATCAACCTTCACAACTTCAGCAATTCCGTGCTCGAGACCCTCAACGAGCAGCGCAACCGTGGCCACTTCTGTGACGTAACGGTGCGCATCCACGGGAGCATGCTGCGCGCACACCGCTGCGTGCTGGCAGCCGGCAGCCCTTTCTTCCAGGACAAACTGCTGCTTGGCTACAGCGATATCGAGATCCCGTCGGTGGTGTCAGTGCAGTCAGTGCAAAAGCTCATTGACTTCATGTACAGCGGCGTGCTACGGGTCTCGCAGTCGGAAGCTCTGCAGATCCTCACGGCCGCCAGCATCCTGCAGATCAAAACAGTCATCGACGAGTGCACGCGCATCGTGTCACAGAACGTGGGCGATGTGTTCCCGGGGATCCAAGACTCGGGCCAGGACACGCCGCGGGGCACTCCCGAGTCAGGCACGTCAGGGCAAAGCAGCGACACGGAGTCGGGCTACCTGCAGAGCCACCCACAGCACAGCGTGGACAGGATCTACTCGGCACTCTACGCGTGCTCCATGCAGAATGGCAGCGGGGAGCGCTCTTTTTACAGCGGTGCAGTGGTCAGCCACCACGAGACTGCACTCGGCCTGCCCCGCGACCACCACATGGAAGACCCCAGCTGGATCACACGCATCCATGAGCGCTCGCAGCAGATGGAGCGCTACCTGTCCACCACCCCCGAGACCACGCACTGCCGCAAGCAGCCCCGGCCTGTGCGCATCCAGACCCTAGTGGGCAACATCCACATCAAGCAGGAGATGGAGGACGATTACGACTACTACGGGCAGCAAAGGGTGCAGATCCTGGAGCGCAACGAATCCGAGGAGTGCACGGAAGACACAGACCAGGCCGAGGGCACCGAGAGTGAGCCCAAAGGTGAAAGCTTCGACTCGGGCGTCAGCTCCTCCATAGGCACCGAGCCTGACTCGGTGGAGCAGCAGTTTGGGCCTGGGGCGGCGCGGGACGGCCAGGCTGAACCCGCCCAACCTGAGCAGGCTGCAGAAGCTCCTGCCGAGGGTGGCCCGCAGCCAAACCAGCTAGAAACAGGTGCTTCCTCTCCGGAGAGAAGCAATGAAGTGGAGATGGACAACACTGTTATCACTGTCAGCAACAGCTCCGACAAGAGCGTCCTGCAACAGCCTTCGGTCAACACGTCCATCGGGCAGCCATTGCCAAGTACCCAGCTCTACTTACGCCAGACAGAAACTCTCACCAGCAACCTGAGGATGCCTCTGACCTTGACCAGCAACACACAGGTCATTGGCACAGCTGGCAACACCTACCTGCCAGCCCTCTTCACTACCCAGCCCGCGGGCAGTGGCCCCAAGCCTTTCCTCTTCAGCCTGCCACAGCCCCTGGCAGGCCAGCAGACCCAGTTTGTGACAGTGTCCCAGCCTGGCCTGTCGACCTTTACTGCACAGCTGCCAGCGCCACAGCCCCTGGCCTCATCCGCAG
Above is a window of Macaca thibetana thibetana isolate TM-01 chromosome 2, ASM2454274v1, whole genome shotgun sequence DNA encoding:
- the ZBTB20 gene encoding zinc finger and BTB domain-containing protein 20 isoform X2, coding for MFKKDAEEILGDISCKGMTERIHSINLHNFSNSVLETLNEQRNRGHFCDVTVRIHGSMLRAHRCVLAAGSPFFQDKLLLGYSDIEIPSVVSVQSVQKLIDFMYSGVLRVSQSEALQILTAASILQIKTVIDECTRIVSQNVGDVFPGIQDSGQDTPRGTPESGTSGQSSDTESGYLQSHPQHSVDRIYSALYACSMQNGSGERSFYSGAVVSHHETALGLPRDHHMEDPSWITRIHERSQQMERYLSTTPETTHCRKQPRPVRIQTLVGNIHIKQEMEDDYDYYGQQRVQILERNESEECTEDTDQAEGTESEPKGESFDSGVSSSIGTEPDSVEQQFGPGAARDGQAEPAQPEQAAEAPAEGGPQPNQLETGASSPERSNEVEMDNTVITVSNSSDKSVLQQPSVNTSIGQPLPSTQLYLRQTETLTSNLRMPLTLTSNTQVIGTAGNTYLPALFTTQPAGSGPKPFLFSLPQPLAGQQTQFVTVSQPGLSTFTAQLPAPQPLASSAGHSTASGQGEKKPYECTLCNKTFTAKQNYVKHMFVHTGEKPHQCSICWRSFSLKDYLIKHMVTHTGVRAYQCSICNKRFTQKSSLNVHMRLHRGEKSYECYICKKKFSHKTLLERHVALHSASNGTPPAGTPPGARAGPPGVVACTEGTTYVCSVCPAKFDQIEQFNDHMRMHVSDG
- the ZBTB20 gene encoding zinc finger and BTB domain-containing protein 20 isoform X3 translates to MTERIHSINLHNFSNSVLETLNEQRNRGHFCDVTVRIHGSMLRAHRCVLAAGSPFFQDKLLLGYSDIEIPSVVSVQSVQKLIDFMYSGVLRVSQSEALQILTAASILQIKTVIDECTRIVSQNVGDVFPGIQDSGQDTPRGTPESGTSGQSSDTESGYLQSHPQHSVDRIYSALYACSMQNGSGERSFYSGAVVSHHETALGLPRDHHMEDPSWITRIHERSQQMERYLSTTPETTHCRKQPRPVRIQTLVGNIHIKQEMEDDYDYYGQQRVQILERNESEECTEDTDQAEGTESEPKGESFDSGVSSSIGTEPDSVEQQFGPGAARDGQAEPAQPEQAAEAPAEGGPQPNQLETGASSPERSNEVEMDNTVITVSNSSDKSVLQQPSVNTSIGQPLPSTQLYLRQTETLTSNLRMPLTLTSNTQVIGTAGNTYLPALFTTQPAGSGPKPFLFSLPQPLAGQQTQFVTVSQPGLSTFTAQLPAPQPLASSAGHSTASGQGEKKPYECTLCNKTFTAKQNYVKHMFVHTGEKPHQCSICWRSFSLKDYLIKHMVTHTGVRAYQCSICNKRFTQKSSLNVHMRLHRGEKSYECYICKKKFSHKTLLERHVALHSASNGTPPAGTPPGARAGPPGVVACTEGTTYVCSVCPAKFDQIEQFNDHMRMHVSDG
- the ZBTB20 gene encoding zinc finger and BTB domain-containing protein 20 isoform X1, encoding MLERKKPKTAENQKASEENEITQPGGSSAKPGLPCLNFEAVLSPDPALIHSTHSLTNSHAHTGSSDCDISCKGMTERIHSINLHNFSNSVLETLNEQRNRGHFCDVTVRIHGSMLRAHRCVLAAGSPFFQDKLLLGYSDIEIPSVVSVQSVQKLIDFMYSGVLRVSQSEALQILTAASILQIKTVIDECTRIVSQNVGDVFPGIQDSGQDTPRGTPESGTSGQSSDTESGYLQSHPQHSVDRIYSALYACSMQNGSGERSFYSGAVVSHHETALGLPRDHHMEDPSWITRIHERSQQMERYLSTTPETTHCRKQPRPVRIQTLVGNIHIKQEMEDDYDYYGQQRVQILERNESEECTEDTDQAEGTESEPKGESFDSGVSSSIGTEPDSVEQQFGPGAARDGQAEPAQPEQAAEAPAEGGPQPNQLETGASSPERSNEVEMDNTVITVSNSSDKSVLQQPSVNTSIGQPLPSTQLYLRQTETLTSNLRMPLTLTSNTQVIGTAGNTYLPALFTTQPAGSGPKPFLFSLPQPLAGQQTQFVTVSQPGLSTFTAQLPAPQPLASSAGHSTASGQGEKKPYECTLCNKTFTAKQNYVKHMFVHTGEKPHQCSICWRSFSLKDYLIKHMVTHTGVRAYQCSICNKRFTQKSSLNVHMRLHRGEKSYECYICKKKFSHKTLLERHVALHSASNGTPPAGTPPGARAGPPGVVACTEGTTYVCSVCPAKFDQIEQFNDHMRMHVSDG